In Carassius gibelio isolate Cgi1373 ecotype wild population from Czech Republic chromosome B13, carGib1.2-hapl.c, whole genome shotgun sequence, one genomic interval encodes:
- the LOC127969627 gene encoding fatty acid-binding protein, adipocyte-like, which translates to MVEQFVGKWKMTSSDNFDEYMKAVGAGFASRQMANLAKPSLAIAVDEQGLVSMKAVTTFKTLEIKFQFDEEFDETTADDRTVRTTMSLVDGKLIQKQTWEGKTTIIEREIQDSKMIAKCIMDDVVAIRTYEKDV; encoded by the exons ATGGTTGAGCAATTCGTTGGTAAATGGAAAATGACTTCAAGTGACAATTTTGATGAATACATGAAGGCTGTAG GTGCTGGTTTTGCTTCTAGGCAAATGGCTAACCTAGCAAAACCCAGTCTGGCCATTGCCGTGGATGAGCAGGGGCTCGTCTCCATGAAAGCTGTCACTACCTTCAAAACCCTGGAAATCAAATTTCAGTTTGATGAAGAATTTGatgagacaacagcagatgacaGGACAGTCAGg ACTACCATGAGCCTTGTAGATGGTAAACTTATACAAAAGCAGACCTGGGAGGGGAAGACCACGATAATTGAAAGAGAGATTCAAGACTCCAAAATGATTGCG aaATGTATCATGGATGATGTGGTCGCTATCAGGACATATGAGAAAGATGTGTGA